A window of Castanea sativa cultivar Marrone di Chiusa Pesio chromosome 1, ASM4071231v1 contains these coding sequences:
- the LOC142621769 gene encoding gibberellin-regulated protein 1-like produces the protein MAISKALIASILISILVIHLVEADQMVNKDANKGSPNKKIDCGAACSARCQLSSRPNLCKRACGTCCARCSCVPPGTSGNRDVCPCYATMTTRGGQLKCP, from the exons ATGGCCATCTCAAAGGCTTTAATTGCTTCAATTCTCATTTCTATTCTCGTTATCCATCTCGTTGAAGCTGATCAAATG GTGAACAAAGATGCAAACAAAGGTTCtcccaataaaaaaatag ATTGTGGAGCAGCATGTAGTGCAAGGTGTCAGTTATCGTCTAGGCCGAACTTGTGCAAGAGGGCATGTGGTACTTGCTGTGCTCGCTGCAGCTGTGTTCCTCCGGGCACTTCCGGCAACCGTGATGTATGCCCCTGCTACGCTACCATGACCACCCGTGGTGGCCAACTCAAGTGCCCTTGA